In one window of Saprospiraceae bacterium DNA:
- the secE gene encoding preprotein translocase subunit SecE — protein MDKFVLYLKESYHELIDKVTWPTRENLVDSAKVVVFSALLLSLMVFGMDFIVNQVLNFVYSL, from the coding sequence ATGGATAAATTCGTTTTATACTTAAAAGAAAGCTACCACGAGCTCATTGATAAAGTGACCTGGCCAACCAGGGAAAATTTGGTCGATAGTGCTAAAGTGGTTGTTTTTTCGGCATTGTTATTAAGCCTTATGGTGTTTGGGATGGATTTTATCGTGAATCAGGTATTGAACTTTGTCTATAGTCTGTAA
- the rplL gene encoding 50S ribosomal protein L7/L12 — protein sequence MVDVNALADQLVNLTIKEVTELASVLKDKYGIEPAAAAVAVAAGPAGGAAPAAAEKTEFDVVLTSGGANKLNVIKEVKNLLNLGLKEAKDLVDGAPSVLKQGVSKEEANSLKDTLTAAGAEIEVK from the coding sequence ATGGTAGATGTAAATGCATTAGCAGATCAGCTGGTAAATCTAACAATCAAGGAAGTAACGGAGCTGGCTTCTGTGCTTAAAGACAAGTACGGAATTGAACCAGCTGCAGCAGCAGTAGCAGTAGCTGCCGGACCTGCCGGTGGAGCAGCCCCTGCAGCCGCTGAAAAGACTGAATTTGACGTAGTATTAACTTCAGGTGGAGCCAATAAGCTCAACGTTATTAAAGAAGTTAAAAACTTGTTGAACCTTGGTTTGAAAGAGGCTAAAGACCTCGTAGATGGAGCTCCATCTGTATTGAAGCAAGGTGTGTCTAAAGAAGAAGCGAATTCTTTGAAAGATACACTTACAGCAGCTGGTGCGGAAATCGAAGTAAAATAA
- the rplK gene encoding 50S ribosomal protein L11, translating to MAKEIEGYIKLQVKGGQANPAPPVGPALGSKGINIMEFCKRFNAKTQDQPGKLLPVLITLYKDKSFEFVVKTPPAAVQLIEAAKIKGGSPEPNRKKVGSVSWSQIETIAKDKMPDLNAFTMESAMKMVAGTARSMGLTVTGDAPWS from the coding sequence ATGGCAAAGGAAATTGAAGGTTATATAAAGTTACAGGTAAAAGGTGGACAAGCAAATCCTGCTCCTCCTGTTGGTCCGGCCTTGGGTTCAAAGGGGATCAACATCATGGAGTTTTGCAAGAGATTTAATGCTAAGACACAAGATCAACCCGGTAAACTATTACCGGTTTTGATTACGCTGTACAAGGATAAGTCATTTGAATTTGTAGTTAAAACGCCACCGGCTGCTGTTCAATTAATTGAAGCTGCAAAAATAAAAGGGGGATCGCCAGAACCGAACCGTAAAAAAGTGGGTTCGGTAAGCTGGTCTCAAATTGAAACCATTGCCAAGGATAAAATGCCCGATTTGAATGCATTTACCATGGAATCTGCAATGAAGATGGTTGCAGGTACAGCAAGAAGTATGGGCTTAACGGTCACTGGGGATGCCCCGTGGTCATAG
- the rpoB gene encoding DNA-directed RNA polymerase subunit beta produces the protein MASVETKSQLRTRHNFGRAVLQVPYPDFLEIQIKSFKEFFQLETTPDKRINEGLFKVFKENFPISDARNIFVLEFLDYYVDPPRYSIDECVQRGLTFSVPLKARLRLSCNDEEHVDFKTIEQDVFLGNIPYMTPKGTFVINGAERVVVSQLHRSPGVFYSQTFHPNGTKIFSARVIPFKGAWMEFATDINLVMYAYIDRKKKFPVTTLLRAIGYTSDKDILNLFNLSEEIKSTQKDLKKAIGRKLAARVLRRWTEDFVDEDTGELVTVERNEIILERDTILDEENIKHIADANVDTIILQREDITEDYSIIYNTLQKDPSSSEMEAVIHIYRQLRGSDPPDDDTARGIIDKLFFSDKRYNLGDVGRYKINKKLNLNTSDETLVLTKEDITEIVKYLISLINQKAELDDIDHLSNRRVRTVGEQLYAQFGVGLARMARTIRERMNVRDNEVFTPIDLINARTLSSVINSFFGTSQLSQFLDQTNPLSEITHKRRISALGPGGLSRERAGFEVRDVHYSHYGRLCTIETPEGPNIGLISTLCVHAKINSMGFLETPYWKIDSGKVSVKNGIQYLSAEEEDYARIAQANVPVDKKGDFQIAKVKGREHGEFPVLDKEELHFMDVAPNQIVGVSASLIPFLENDDANRALMGSNMQRQAVPLIRPHAPIVGTGLEAKVAHDSRMLITAEGDGVVEYADANKIVIKYDRNSEDNLISFEDSFKEYHLTKFARTNQATCINLKPLVKKGERVALGTILSDGYATENGELALGQNLQVAFMPWKGYNFEDAIVISERVIQEDIFTSIHIESFELEVRDTKLGEEELTNDIPNVSEEATKDLDENGIIRIGANVEEGDILIGKITPKGETDPTPEEKLLRAIFGDKAGDVKDASLKVPPSVEGVVIDKQLYARAKKDKFQKVQEKDLLTRLDDKHDVILNELKTVLIDKLVKIVKDQLSTGVKSIYGEELIAKGSKYTNALLKKLDFTKVDYFNWTKDTEKNTLVSRLLHNYNIKVNEEVGKYKREKFNISIGDELPAGVLKLAKVYIAKKRKLKVGDKLAGRHGNKGIVSRIVRVEDMPFLEDGSPVDIVLNPLGVPSRMNLGQIFETVLGWAGKRMGFHYATPIFDGATIHDIEEEIKKADLPLYGQTYLTDGETGDRFHQQATVGVIYMLKLSHMVDDKMHARSIGPYSLITQQPLGGKAQFGGQRFGEMEVWALEAFGASNILRELLTIKSDDIIGRAKTYEAIVKGDNLPEPNIPESFNVLIHELRGLCLDVKFE, from the coding sequence ATGGCTTCAGTTGAAACCAAATCACAGTTGAGAACACGGCATAATTTCGGAAGAGCAGTCTTGCAAGTGCCATATCCGGATTTTCTTGAAATACAAATTAAATCCTTTAAGGAGTTTTTCCAATTGGAAACAACACCTGATAAAAGGATCAATGAAGGACTCTTTAAGGTGTTTAAAGAGAATTTTCCTATTTCTGATGCCAGGAATATTTTCGTTCTCGAATTTTTGGATTACTACGTTGATCCACCGCGCTACTCAATTGACGAATGTGTACAAAGAGGTTTGACTTTCTCTGTACCGCTCAAAGCCAGATTGCGTCTTTCTTGTAACGATGAAGAACACGTCGATTTTAAAACCATTGAACAGGATGTATTTCTGGGAAATATTCCTTACATGACTCCGAAAGGAACTTTTGTGATCAATGGAGCAGAACGCGTTGTCGTATCTCAATTACACAGATCCCCGGGAGTATTCTATAGTCAGACTTTCCATCCCAACGGAACAAAAATATTCTCTGCAAGGGTGATCCCTTTCAAAGGGGCGTGGATGGAGTTTGCCACCGATATTAACCTGGTGATGTATGCTTACATCGACAGGAAAAAGAAATTTCCGGTAACTACTTTGTTAAGAGCCATCGGATATACTTCAGACAAAGACATTCTGAACTTGTTTAATCTTTCAGAGGAAATAAAGTCAACTCAGAAAGATCTGAAAAAAGCTATCGGACGGAAATTAGCTGCAAGGGTTCTGAGAAGATGGACGGAAGACTTTGTCGATGAAGATACCGGTGAATTGGTCACTGTAGAGCGAAATGAAATTATTCTCGAAAGGGATACCATCCTGGATGAAGAAAATATCAAGCACATTGCAGATGCCAACGTAGATACCATCATTCTGCAAAGAGAAGATATTACTGAAGACTATTCTATTATTTACAACACGCTTCAAAAGGATCCATCGAGTTCTGAAATGGAAGCGGTTATACACATTTATCGTCAGCTGAGAGGTTCAGATCCACCGGATGATGATACGGCCCGTGGGATTATCGATAAATTATTCTTCTCCGATAAAAGGTATAACCTTGGAGATGTAGGCCGTTACAAAATAAATAAAAAACTCAATCTCAATACGTCTGACGAAACACTGGTTCTTACCAAAGAAGACATTACCGAGATCGTCAAATATCTGATTTCGCTCATTAATCAAAAAGCGGAACTCGATGATATCGATCATCTCAGCAACAGAAGGGTTCGCACCGTAGGAGAGCAGTTATATGCGCAGTTTGGAGTTGGTTTGGCAAGAATGGCGAGAACGATCAGAGAACGAATGAACGTTAGGGACAACGAGGTATTTACTCCAATCGATCTGATCAATGCCCGTACACTTTCGTCGGTCATCAATTCTTTTTTCGGTACCAGCCAGCTTTCTCAATTCTTGGATCAGACAAATCCCTTGTCAGAAATCACTCACAAGCGAAGAATTTCAGCTTTAGGTCCCGGAGGTTTATCCCGGGAGCGTGCAGGATTTGAAGTCAGAGACGTTCACTATTCCCACTATGGAAGGTTATGTACTATTGAAACTCCTGAAGGACCAAATATTGGTTTGATCTCTACACTTTGTGTCCATGCAAAAATCAACAGCATGGGATTTCTTGAAACCCCTTACTGGAAAATTGATTCCGGTAAAGTAAGTGTAAAGAATGGCATCCAATATTTATCTGCAGAAGAAGAAGACTACGCTCGAATTGCGCAGGCAAATGTACCTGTAGATAAAAAGGGTGATTTTCAAATAGCCAAAGTAAAAGGAAGAGAGCACGGGGAATTTCCGGTGTTGGATAAAGAGGAACTTCATTTCATGGACGTTGCTCCCAACCAGATCGTTGGTGTATCAGCATCATTGATCCCATTTCTCGAAAACGATGATGCGAATCGTGCTTTGATGGGCTCTAACATGCAACGGCAGGCTGTTCCTTTGATCAGGCCTCATGCACCTATCGTTGGTACCGGACTCGAAGCGAAGGTAGCCCATGATTCCCGGATGCTGATTACAGCAGAAGGAGATGGTGTTGTTGAATACGCTGACGCGAATAAAATTGTGATCAAATACGACAGAAATTCAGAAGACAATCTGATTTCATTTGAAGATAGTTTCAAAGAATACCATTTGACCAAATTCGCGCGTACCAACCAGGCTACTTGCATCAACCTCAAGCCATTGGTTAAAAAGGGAGAACGCGTGGCTCTGGGTACTATTCTATCCGATGGTTATGCAACAGAAAATGGAGAATTGGCTTTGGGACAAAATCTCCAGGTGGCATTTATGCCCTGGAAAGGTTATAATTTTGAAGATGCGATTGTAATTTCTGAACGCGTTATCCAGGAAGATATTTTTACCTCGATACATATTGAAAGTTTTGAATTGGAAGTGCGCGATACAAAACTTGGAGAAGAAGAATTGACCAATGATATCCCTAATGTGAGTGAAGAAGCAACCAAGGATCTCGATGAAAACGGGATCATAAGAATTGGTGCAAATGTCGAAGAAGGAGATATCCTTATCGGAAAAATTACTCCAAAAGGGGAAACAGATCCGACTCCTGAAGAAAAATTATTACGCGCCATCTTTGGTGATAAAGCTGGAGATGTAAAAGATGCTTCACTTAAAGTTCCACCATCAGTAGAAGGAGTTGTAATTGATAAGCAACTTTATGCACGTGCTAAAAAGGATAAATTCCAAAAGGTTCAGGAAAAAGATTTGTTGACCCGACTCGATGATAAACACGACGTCATCCTGAATGAATTGAAAACGGTACTCATCGATAAACTGGTGAAGATTGTAAAAGACCAACTGTCAACCGGCGTTAAAAGTATTTATGGTGAAGAGCTCATTGCAAAAGGAAGTAAATACACAAATGCTTTATTGAAAAAGTTGGATTTTACGAAAGTGGATTATTTCAATTGGACCAAGGATACTGAAAAAAATACCTTGGTTAGTAGGTTATTGCATAACTACAACATTAAAGTCAACGAAGAAGTCGGAAAATACAAACGTGAAAAGTTTAACATCAGCATCGGAGATGAATTGCCAGCCGGGGTATTGAAGTTGGCTAAAGTTTACATTGCTAAAAAGCGGAAACTTAAAGTTGGCGATAAATTAGCCGGGCGACATGGTAATAAGGGTATCGTTTCGAGGATAGTACGCGTAGAAGACATGCCATTCCTCGAAGATGGATCGCCTGTTGATATCGTATTAAATCCATTGGGAGTACCATCGAGGATGAATCTGGGACAGATTTTCGAAACGGTTCTGGGTTGGGCTGGAAAAAGAATGGGATTCCATTATGCAACGCCAATTTTCGATGGAGCAACCATACACGATATTGAAGAGGAGATCAAGAAAGCAGATTTACCACTTTACGGACAGACTTACTTAACTGATGGAGAAACAGGAGACCGCTTCCACCAGCAGGCAACTGTAGGCGTTATCTATATGTTGAAACTATCGCACATGGTAGATGACAAGATGCACGCAAGATCAATTGGTCCTTATTCATTGATTACACAGCAACCTTTGGGTGGTAAAGCACAGTTCGGAGGTCAGCGATTTGGAGAAATGGAAGTTTGGGCATTGGAAGCATTTGGTGCATCCAATATTTTAAGAGAGTTATTGACCATTAAGTCAGATGATATCATCGGTCGTGCAAAAACATATGAAGCCATTGTGAAAGGCGATAATCTTCCTGAGCCCAATATTCCGGAGTCGTTCAACGTATTGATTCACGAATTGAGAGGCTTGTGTCTGGATGTTAAATTCGAATAA
- the nusG gene encoding transcription termination/antitermination factor NusG produces the protein MSEEKRWYSLRVISGKEKKIRERLEMEINRSGWSDFITQVIVPSEKVYKIRNGKKVILERNILPGYLLVEAIPAKLSGEIVQHITNMPDIIHFLGKNNPIPMTQVEANRMLGKVDESQQVGETMIEPFIVGETVKIIDGPFNEFVGDIKEVNEEKKKLKVIVKIFGRGTEVELNFMQVEKTN, from the coding sequence ATGAGTGAAGAAAAAAGGTGGTATTCTCTTCGGGTGATTAGCGGAAAGGAAAAGAAAATCCGCGAACGTCTCGAAATGGAAATAAATAGATCCGGATGGTCTGATTTTATTACACAGGTAATAGTCCCATCCGAGAAAGTATATAAAATCAGAAATGGTAAAAAGGTCATTCTGGAAAGGAATATTCTCCCCGGGTATTTATTAGTCGAAGCTATTCCGGCTAAGCTATCCGGCGAAATTGTTCAGCATATTACCAATATGCCCGACATCATTCATTTTCTCGGGAAGAACAATCCGATTCCAATGACTCAGGTTGAAGCCAATAGGATGTTGGGTAAAGTTGATGAATCTCAGCAGGTAGGTGAAACCATGATCGAACCATTTATCGTTGGAGAAACAGTGAAAATCATTGATGGTCCGTTCAACGAGTTTGTGGGAGACATCAAGGAAGTAAATGAAGAAAAGAAGAAATTAAAGGTCATCGTAAAAATATTTGGAAGAGGCACGGAAGTCGAATTGAATTTCATGCAAGTTGAAAAAACGAATTAA
- a CDS encoding 50S ribosomal protein L1, whose protein sequence is MAELTKKRKAVNDKVDPKKFYNLDEACTLVREVNTTKFDSSVDLHIRLGVDPRKPDQAIRGTVTLPNGTGKTKRVLVLCTPDKEEEARAAGADHVGLDEYIQKIAGGWADIDIIIAMPTVMAQLGKVGKILGPRGLMPNPKTGTVTMDLASAINDVKGGKIAFRVDKFGIIHASIGRVSFTAQKLKENSIELIHAISKLKPSSAKGAYFKSISMASTMSPGIKLDTKVAN, encoded by the coding sequence ATGGCAGAGCTTACTAAAAAGAGAAAAGCAGTTAACGACAAAGTAGATCCAAAGAAGTTCTACAATTTGGATGAAGCATGCACCCTGGTCAGAGAAGTCAATACAACTAAGTTTGATTCCTCAGTAGATTTACATATCCGGTTGGGGGTGGATCCCAGAAAACCAGATCAGGCCATACGCGGCACGGTCACCCTGCCCAATGGAACTGGTAAAACCAAACGCGTATTGGTGCTGTGTACACCCGATAAAGAAGAAGAAGCAAGAGCTGCGGGAGCAGATCATGTAGGATTGGATGAATACATTCAAAAAATTGCAGGCGGTTGGGCTGACATTGATATTATTATTGCAATGCCTACCGTCATGGCACAGTTGGGAAAAGTAGGAAAGATCCTGGGTCCAAGAGGTTTAATGCCCAATCCAAAAACCGGAACCGTTACCATGGACCTCGCCTCTGCAATTAATGATGTAAAAGGTGGTAAAATAGCTTTCAGGGTCGATAAATTCGGAATCATCCACGCTTCCATTGGGAGGGTTTCATTTACAGCTCAGAAGTTGAAAGAGAACAGCATTGAACTCATTCATGCCATCAGTAAACTCAAACCTTCTTCAGCTAAAGGCGCTTATTTCAAATCCATTTCCATGGCTTCAACCATGAGTCCGGGAATTAAGTTGGATACGAAAGTAGCGAATTAA
- a CDS encoding 50S ribosomal protein L10 → MTKQDKTTAIQELKERFANAQFFYVTDSSTLTVEQVNNLRRKCFEQGIEMKVVKNTLAVKALKSLENEGYEPLYNAFEGPSSLMFTDNPSAPARLIKEFRETADRPLVKAAYIDSAIFSGDDQLDVLVALKSKDELVGDIIMLLQSPAKNVIGALKSGGQKIAGIVKALEERAGS, encoded by the coding sequence ATGACAAAACAAGATAAAACAACGGCGATACAGGAATTAAAAGAACGGTTTGCAAACGCACAGTTTTTTTATGTGACTGATTCATCCACACTAACTGTTGAGCAGGTTAACAATCTCCGGAGAAAATGCTTTGAACAAGGTATTGAAATGAAAGTCGTGAAAAATACGCTTGCTGTGAAAGCACTGAAGAGTTTGGAAAATGAAGGATATGAGCCCTTATACAACGCATTTGAAGGACCATCATCCTTGATGTTTACAGACAATCCTTCTGCACCTGCGCGGTTGATCAAGGAATTTCGCGAAACCGCCGACAGACCTCTGGTAAAAGCAGCATACATCGATAGCGCAATTTTTAGCGGTGACGATCAATTGGATGTTCTGGTGGCATTGAAATCCAAGGATGAACTGGTTGGAGATATCATCATGTTGCTGCAATCACCTGCAAAGAATGTAATTGGTGCATTGAAGAGTGGTGGACAAAAGATCGCTGGTATTGTAAAAGCTCTCGAAGAAAGAGCAGGTTCTTAA
- the rpoC gene encoding DNA-directed RNA polymerase subunit beta' has translation MNFKNKTIKQDQEFDKITISLSSPDDILERSFGEVLKPETINYRSYKPERDGLFCERIFGPVKDYECYCGKYKRIRYRGIVCDRCGVEVTEKKVRRERMGHIKLVVPVVHIWFFKSLPNKIGYLLGLSSKKLESIIYYERFVVIQPGVAEANGSGYLDLITEEEYLDILESLPKENQLLDDKDPNKFVAKMGAEAIFDLLTRLNLDDLSFELRHQASNESSQQRKSEALKRLRVAEAFREGLNTKNNKPEWMIIQYLPVIPPELRPLVPLDGGRFASSDLNDLYRRVIIRNNRLKRLLEIKAPEVILRNEKRMLQEAVDSLFDNSRKSNAVKAEGGRALKSLSDILKGKQGRFRQNLLGKRVDYSGRSVIVVGPTLKLHECGLPKNMAAELFKPFIIRKLIERGVVKTVKSAKKLVDRKDPVIWDILENILRGHPVLLNRAPTLHRLSIQAFQPVLIEGKAIQLHPLVCGAFNADFDGDQMAVHVPLANASILEAQLLMLASHNMLNPQDGSPVTLPSQDMVLGLYYLTKERVTDIEVKERIYYDKEEVLIAFSEKVIDLHEPVRVRAKVETESGEMTWKVIKTTVGRVLFNEAVPETVPYVNELLTKKNLKMIIGMIIQRTNFQVTAKFLDDIKDLGFYWAFKAGLSFNLGDLITPSIKQKTLDDAQREVDEIWDSYNMGLITNNERYNQIIDRWTYADNRITDNLMKELATHKGGFNSVYMMLHSGARGSKQQIKQLCGLRGLMAKPRKSGDTGSAIIENPILSNFQDGLSVLEYFISTHGARKGLADTALKTADAGYLTRRLVDVAQDVVVSEEDCNTLRGIETTALIDNDKVIENLSSRIVGRFTLHDIVNPNTDEIILSAGDYINDKVANLIEELGIEMVTIRSVLTCESRTGVCNKCYGKNLASGRIAEEGDAVGIIAAQSIGEPGTQLTLRTFHVGGVAAVSKAESEITSKFDGIIEYDGLKTSHFIQEGNKSMIVLSRSGEMRILDSDSKKMLTSMHIPYGSALYVKEGQAVVKGDLICNWDPFNALIISEFSGIIKYDSIEEGVTYRMERDDQTGYSEKVIIESKNKKKIPSIAIVNAAGEELKNYSLPVGAYIAVDDNSEVNSGQIIGKMPRNVSKVSDITGGLPRVTELFEARNPSNPAVVSEIDGIVFYGKIKRGNREIFVEDERTAQRRKYLIGLSKHILVQEGDFVRAGTPLSDGNIAPRDIMMIKGLFAVQSHLVNGVQEVYRSQGININDKHIEVIVRQMMRWVQIEDPGDTTLLEGEPVDRWDFIEANDEIFDKKVVTESGDSGKLKPGQLINIRQLREENSFLKRNDKKLVEVRDATPATASPLLLGITRASLGTSSWISAASFQETTKVLSSAAMAAKSDDLSGLKENVIIGKKIPAGTGLKRFKDLFVRTGEKTPEIAE, from the coding sequence ATGAACTTTAAAAATAAAACCATAAAACAGGATCAGGAATTCGATAAAATCACCATTAGCCTGAGTTCTCCGGATGATATATTGGAGCGCTCATTTGGCGAAGTATTGAAACCTGAAACGATAAATTACCGTTCGTATAAGCCCGAAAGAGATGGTTTATTTTGTGAACGTATTTTTGGACCTGTAAAAGATTACGAGTGCTATTGTGGAAAATACAAACGCATTCGTTACCGGGGTATCGTGTGTGACCGCTGTGGAGTGGAAGTGACAGAGAAAAAAGTAAGACGCGAAAGAATGGGTCACATAAAACTCGTTGTGCCTGTTGTTCATATCTGGTTTTTCAAAAGTCTTCCGAATAAAATTGGATACCTGTTGGGTCTTTCCTCAAAGAAATTGGAATCCATTATTTATTATGAACGATTTGTTGTTATTCAACCTGGCGTGGCTGAAGCGAATGGATCGGGTTATTTGGATTTGATTACTGAAGAAGAATACCTGGACATTCTGGAAAGCTTGCCAAAAGAAAATCAGTTGCTCGACGATAAAGATCCAAATAAGTTTGTTGCAAAAATGGGTGCTGAAGCCATTTTTGATCTTCTTACCAGATTGAATCTCGATGATCTTTCTTTTGAGTTGAGACATCAGGCATCAAATGAATCTTCCCAACAAAGAAAATCTGAAGCGCTGAAGAGGCTTCGGGTCGCTGAAGCTTTCAGAGAAGGTTTGAATACAAAAAATAACAAACCGGAATGGATGATCATTCAGTATTTACCGGTTATCCCGCCTGAACTAAGGCCATTGGTTCCTTTGGATGGTGGACGATTTGCAAGTTCTGACCTCAATGATTTATATCGCCGTGTCATCATTCGCAACAATCGTTTGAAACGATTATTGGAAATAAAAGCTCCGGAAGTAATTTTAAGAAATGAGAAAAGAATGCTGCAGGAAGCTGTAGATTCTTTATTTGATAATTCGAGAAAATCCAACGCTGTAAAAGCAGAAGGTGGACGTGCTCTTAAATCACTCAGCGATATTCTCAAAGGAAAACAAGGAAGGTTCCGTCAGAATCTTCTTGGAAAAAGGGTTGATTACAGTGGTCGTTCTGTCATTGTTGTGGGCCCAACTTTGAAATTACACGAATGTGGTTTGCCAAAAAACATGGCCGCTGAACTTTTTAAACCTTTTATCATCAGAAAATTGATTGAAAGAGGTGTAGTTAAGACTGTCAAATCCGCAAAAAAACTAGTCGATCGGAAAGATCCCGTCATTTGGGACATTCTGGAAAATATTCTGAGAGGGCATCCGGTGTTGTTAAACCGGGCTCCCACACTTCACAGATTATCCATTCAGGCATTTCAACCTGTATTGATCGAAGGGAAGGCAATTCAATTGCATCCTTTGGTTTGTGGTGCTTTCAACGCCGACTTTGATGGTGACCAGATGGCCGTACACGTTCCATTGGCAAATGCATCTATACTTGAAGCGCAATTATTAATGTTGGCTAGTCACAACATGTTGAACCCACAGGATGGTTCGCCAGTTACGCTTCCATCTCAGGACATGGTTTTGGGCTTGTACTACCTGACTAAAGAACGCGTGACCGATATAGAAGTTAAAGAAAGAATTTACTACGATAAAGAAGAGGTATTGATCGCTTTTAGCGAAAAGGTAATTGACCTTCACGAGCCGGTTCGGGTAAGAGCAAAAGTTGAAACAGAGTCCGGAGAAATGACATGGAAAGTTATTAAGACAACAGTTGGTAGGGTCTTGTTTAATGAAGCTGTACCTGAAACAGTACCTTATGTAAATGAACTGTTGACAAAGAAAAACCTGAAGATGATCATTGGTATGATCATCCAACGGACCAACTTCCAGGTGACTGCTAAATTTTTAGATGATATCAAAGACTTAGGTTTCTATTGGGCATTCAAAGCAGGACTTTCTTTCAATCTTGGAGATTTGATCACACCATCGATTAAACAGAAAACTCTGGATGATGCACAAAGGGAAGTGGATGAAATCTGGGACAGTTATAATATGGGTCTTATAACCAATAATGAGAGATACAACCAGATCATTGACCGTTGGACTTATGCAGATAACAGAATCACCGACAATCTCATGAAGGAATTAGCCACGCATAAAGGTGGGTTTAATTCTGTATACATGATGTTGCATTCCGGCGCGAGAGGTTCCAAGCAACAGATCAAGCAGTTGTGTGGATTGAGAGGTTTGATGGCGAAGCCAAGGAAGTCAGGAGATACAGGAAGTGCCATTATCGAAAACCCAATCTTGTCAAACTTTCAGGATGGTTTGAGCGTTTTGGAATATTTTATTTCCACACACGGTGCGAGAAAAGGTTTGGCCGATACCGCTTTGAAAACAGCTGATGCAGGTTATCTGACCAGACGTCTTGTTGATGTGGCTCAGGATGTTGTAGTTTCTGAAGAGGATTGCAACACTTTAAGAGGAATAGAAACTACCGCATTGATCGATAATGACAAAGTAATTGAGAATTTATCTTCCAGAATTGTTGGTCGATTTACACTCCATGATATTGTAAATCCGAATACCGATGAAATCATTTTATCGGCAGGTGATTATATAAACGATAAAGTTGCAAACCTCATTGAAGAATTGGGTATTGAAATGGTTACGATCAGATCGGTACTCACATGTGAGTCTCGAACAGGAGTATGCAATAAGTGTTATGGGAAAAATCTAGCTTCGGGAAGGATTGCAGAGGAAGGAGATGCAGTAGGAATTATTGCTGCACAGAGTATTGGCGAACCAGGAACTCAGTTGACTCTTCGTACATTTCACGTGGGTGGTGTGGCTGCCGTTTCGAAAGCCGAATCTGAAATCACTTCAAAATTTGATGGAATTATCGAATACGATGGATTAAAAACATCGCATTTCATTCAGGAGGGAAATAAATCCATGATCGTTCTTTCCCGCTCAGGTGAAATGAGAATATTGGACAGCGATTCAAAGAAAATGCTAACCAGCATGCATATCCCATACGGCTCAGCACTCTATGTAAAAGAAGGGCAGGCTGTTGTGAAAGGCGATCTGATATGTAACTGGGACCCTTTCAACGCATTGATCATATCCGAATTTTCAGGGATCATCAAATACGATTCTATCGAAGAAGGTGTTACCTATCGCATGGAACGAGATGACCAGACCGGATATTCTGAAAAGGTTATTATTGAATCCAAGAACAAGAAAAAGATTCCTTCTATAGCCATTGTAAATGCTGCTGGCGAAGAATTGAAGAATTATTCATTGCCTGTGGGTGCTTACATTGCTGTTGATGATAATTCGGAAGTCAATTCAGGCCAGATTATTGGAAAAATGCCACGTAATGTGAGCAAAGTATCTGACATTACGGGAGGTCTTCCTCGTGTTACGGAATTATTTGAAGCGAGAAATCCTTCAAATCCGGCTGTTGTTTCTGAGATTGACGGAATTGTATTTTATGGAAAAATTAAAAGGGGTAACCGCGAGATCTTCGTCGAAGACGAAAGAACAGCTCAACGCCGGAAATATCTTATTGGATTGTCAAAGCACATTCTTGTTCAGGAAGGCGATTTCGTAAGAGCAGGTACGCCATTGTCTGATGGAAACATAGCACCTCGCGATATCATGATGATCAAAGGTTTGTTTGCTGTGCAATCGCATCTGGTGAATGGAGTTCAAGAGGTATATCGTTCTCAGGGTATTAATATCAACGACAAGCATATTGAAGTTATCGTTCGTCAAATGATGAGGTGGGTTCAAATCGAAGATCCGGGTGATACCACTTTGCTCGAAGGAGAACCTGTAGACCGTTGGGATTTCATTGAAGCTAATGACGAAATCTTTGATAAAAAAGTAGTTACTGAGAGTGGAGATTCTGGTAAATTAAAACCTGGTCAGTTAATTAATATCCGTCAGCTTCGCGAAGAAAATTCATTTTTAAAGCGAAATGACAAAAAACTGGTCGAGGTCAGAGACGCTACACCAGCCACTGCAAGTCCTTTGTTACTCGGGATCACAAGGGCTTCCTTGGGAACGAGCAGCTGGATCTCAGCAGCATCATTCCAGGAGACAACCAAGGTACTCAGCTCTGCAGCCATGGCTGCAAAAAGCGATGACCTTTCGGGCTTAAAGGAGAATGTGATCATCGGGAAAAAGATTCCTGCAGGTACAGGCCTCAAAAGGTTTAAAGACCTTTTTGTCAGGACCGGTGAAAAAACTCCGGAGATTGCAGAGTAA